A part of Aegilops tauschii subsp. strangulata cultivar AL8/78 chromosome 2, Aet v6.0, whole genome shotgun sequence genomic DNA contains:
- the LOC109762305 gene encoding uncharacterized protein isoform X2, with product MDFKAPSFSLGLDFDDPTPADADDRGDPREEARGYEAPDAPSFSLGLDFECYDDDDGGDEPRIPAGGRSEGVAQRYEAPDAPSFSLGLGFDDDDGGAGEPQIPAGARREEQPRRYEAPDAPSFSLGLDDDDDDGGASEPHHLPAGGRREEQAPRYEAPDAPSFSLGIDDDDDFVAAGTLDPDPLLLQPETSRLRRLRRGPAPGYEAPDAPSFSLGIDDDDDFVAGGALDPDPLPPQPETNRLKRLRRGPPPRSMAPPPPLPPRPAPPVATEASPDFSRKAAPLGDIGSYEDEIEDFSDEEPPRGMTPSVGSCRTSSNSKFSLVNRSVLTTQSTSKAKTTKSTPMSNSVASKSLEESCTKKLLPKITISPLRKIYFVDSDTDSDDNRKQSKPKKPMSPIKKRQESMHKYMQKKPILQQNSKSEGSTVVQKSEDILKDSWATPALDDFCSEYFKSVQHSTPSQQTKTNSISGSKVSRPYSSVSEIGEHFQHESTSTGVVLEENLTDNHPPAMHYFCHRDQMVQNLVRERLKHFVPIGAATSDGNEYSVEENLNYSRSQFGQSSGANDRWVTPNSRTSVPTDFGKRRVHAGGSQSGSGHWFTGEDGRKVYVSKNGQELIGRDAYKQYKKESGKGFRNFKKKKSTVKKEGSARAKRGSSTAKKASSSSTAKRSSGAKRKR from the exons atGGACTTCAAGGCCCCCTCCTTCTCCCTGGGCCTCGACTTCGACGACCCGACCCCCGCCGACGCCGACGACCGAGGCGACCCGCGCGAGGAGGCGCGAGGGTACGAGGCGCCCGACGCGCCTTCCTTCTCTCTGGGCCTCGATTTCGAGTGctacgacgacgacgacggcggcgacgagcCTCGGATCCCCGCCGGAGGCCGCTCTGAGGGGGTCGCGCAACGGTACGAGGCGCCTGACGCCCCCTCGTTCTCCCTCGGCCTCGGCTTCGACGACGACGACGggggcgccggcgagccccagatccccgccggagcccgccgggAGGAGCAGCCGCGGCGTTACGAGGCGCCCGACGCGCCCTCGTTCTCGCTCGGGttggacgacgacgacgacgacgggggCGCCAGCGAACCCCACCACCTCCCCGCTGGAGGCCGCCGGGAGGAGCAGGCGCCGCGCTACGAGGCGCCTGACGCGCCCTCGTTCTCACTCGGcatcgacgacgacgacgacttCGTTGCCGCCGGAACCCTAGACCCGGACCCCCTGCTTCTGCAGCCGGAGACGAGTCGACTGAGGAGGTTGCGGAGGGGTCCTGCGCCGGGTTACGAGGCGCCCGACGCGCCCTCGTTCTCACTAGGaatcgacgacgacgacgacttCGTTGCCGGCGGAGCCCTTGACCCGGACCCCCTGCCTCCCCAGCCGGAGACGAACCGGCTGAAGAGGTTGCGGAGGGGTCCCCCGCCGCGGTCTatggcgcctcctcctcctcttcctcctagGCCAGCACCGCCTGTTGCTACGGAAGCATCTCCAGATTTCAGCCGGAAGGCGGCACCACTTGGGGATATTGGGAGCTACGAGGACGAAATTGAAGATTTCAGTGACGAGGAGCCACCACGAG GCATGACACCATCAGTTGGTAGTTGCAGGACTTCTAGCAATTCAAAATTCTCTCTTGTGAACCGCAGTGTACTGACGACTCAATCAACAAGCAAAGCAAAGACAACAAAATCTACACCAATGTCAAATTCTGTTGCTTCAAAATCTCTAGAAGAAAGCTGCACGAAGAAGCTACTTCCTAAGATAACAATAAGCCCACTGAGGAAAATTTATTTTGTTGATTCCGACACTGATTCAGATGATAACAGGAAACAAAGTAAGCCAAAGAAGCCCATGAGTCCTATCAAGAAGAGACAGGAATCCATGCACAAGTATATGCAGAAGAAGCCTATATTGCAGCAAAACAGTAAATCTGAAGGGAGCACTGTTGTCCAGAAGAGTGAAGATATACTGAAGGACAGTTGGGCGACACCTGCTCTTGATGACTTCTGCAGTGAGTATTTCAAATCTGTCCAACACTCAACACCATCCCAGCAGACAAAAACCAACAGTATTTCTGGCTCCAAGGTTTCACGACCATACAGCTCTGTTAGTGAAATTGGGGAACATTTCCAGCATGAAAGCACTTCAACCGGAGTTGTACTCGAAGAGAATCTGACGGACAACCATCCACCTGCCATGCATTATTTCTGTCACCGTGATCAGATGGTGCAGAACCTGGTCCGTGAAAGATTAAAGCACTTTGTTCCCATTGGGGCTGCCACTTCCGACGGAAATGAGTACAGTGTAGAAGAAAATCTGAACTACAG TAGGAGCCAGTTTGGCCAGAGTAGTGGTGCTAATGATCGGTGGGTGACTCCCAATAGTAGGACTTCTGTCCCAACAGATTTTGGCAAAAGAAGGGTACATGCTGGGGGAAGTCAGTCTGGCTCTGGCCATTGGTTCACTGGAGAGGATGGCAGGAAG GTTTATGTCTCTAAAAATGGACAGGAGTTAATTGGCCGTGATGCCTATAAACAGTACAAAAAG GAAAGCGGCAAGGGATTTcgcaacttcaagaagaagaaaagTACAGTCAAGAAGGAAGGTTCTGCCAGAGCCAAGCGGGGTTCTTCTACGGCAAAGAAAGCCAGTTCCAGTTCCACAGCAAAGCGAAGCTCAGGAGCCAAAAGGAAGCGATGA
- the LOC109762305 gene encoding uncharacterized protein isoform X1 translates to MDFKAPSFSLGLDFDDPTPADADDRGDPREEARGYEAPDAPSFSLGLDFECYDDDDGGDEPRIPAGGRSEGVAQRYEAPDAPSFSLGLGFDDDDGGAGEPQIPAGARREEQPRRYEAPDAPSFSLGLDDDDDDGGASEPHHLPAGGRREEQAPRYEAPDAPSFSLGIDDDDDFVAAGTLDPDPLLLQPETSRLRRLRRGPAPGYEAPDAPSFSLGIDDDDDFVAGGALDPDPLPPQPETNRLKRLRRGPPPRSMAPPPPLPPRPAPPVATEASPDFSRKAAPLGDIGSYEDEIEDFSDEEPPRGMTPSVGSCRTSSNSKFSLVNRSVLTTQSTSKAKTTKSTPMSNSVASKSLEESCTKKLLPKITISPLRKIYFVDSDTDSDDNRKQSKPKKPMSPIKKRQESMHKYMQKKPILQQNSKSEGSTVVQKSEDILKDSWATPALDDFCSEYFKSVQHSTPSQQTKTNSISGSKVSRPYSSVSEIGEHFQHESTSTGVVLEENLTDNHPPAMHYFCHRDQMVQNLVRERLKHFVPIGAATSDGNEYSVEENLNYRSQFGQSSGANDRWVTPNSRTSVPTDFGKRRVHAGGSQSGSGHWFTGEDGRKVYVSKNGQELIGRDAYKQYKKESGKGFRNFKKKKSTVKKEGSARAKRGSSTAKKASSSSTAKRSSGAKRKR, encoded by the exons atGGACTTCAAGGCCCCCTCCTTCTCCCTGGGCCTCGACTTCGACGACCCGACCCCCGCCGACGCCGACGACCGAGGCGACCCGCGCGAGGAGGCGCGAGGGTACGAGGCGCCCGACGCGCCTTCCTTCTCTCTGGGCCTCGATTTCGAGTGctacgacgacgacgacggcggcgacgagcCTCGGATCCCCGCCGGAGGCCGCTCTGAGGGGGTCGCGCAACGGTACGAGGCGCCTGACGCCCCCTCGTTCTCCCTCGGCCTCGGCTTCGACGACGACGACGggggcgccggcgagccccagatccccgccggagcccgccgggAGGAGCAGCCGCGGCGTTACGAGGCGCCCGACGCGCCCTCGTTCTCGCTCGGGttggacgacgacgacgacgacgggggCGCCAGCGAACCCCACCACCTCCCCGCTGGAGGCCGCCGGGAGGAGCAGGCGCCGCGCTACGAGGCGCCTGACGCGCCCTCGTTCTCACTCGGcatcgacgacgacgacgacttCGTTGCCGCCGGAACCCTAGACCCGGACCCCCTGCTTCTGCAGCCGGAGACGAGTCGACTGAGGAGGTTGCGGAGGGGTCCTGCGCCGGGTTACGAGGCGCCCGACGCGCCCTCGTTCTCACTAGGaatcgacgacgacgacgacttCGTTGCCGGCGGAGCCCTTGACCCGGACCCCCTGCCTCCCCAGCCGGAGACGAACCGGCTGAAGAGGTTGCGGAGGGGTCCCCCGCCGCGGTCTatggcgcctcctcctcctcttcctcctagGCCAGCACCGCCTGTTGCTACGGAAGCATCTCCAGATTTCAGCCGGAAGGCGGCACCACTTGGGGATATTGGGAGCTACGAGGACGAAATTGAAGATTTCAGTGACGAGGAGCCACCACGAG GCATGACACCATCAGTTGGTAGTTGCAGGACTTCTAGCAATTCAAAATTCTCTCTTGTGAACCGCAGTGTACTGACGACTCAATCAACAAGCAAAGCAAAGACAACAAAATCTACACCAATGTCAAATTCTGTTGCTTCAAAATCTCTAGAAGAAAGCTGCACGAAGAAGCTACTTCCTAAGATAACAATAAGCCCACTGAGGAAAATTTATTTTGTTGATTCCGACACTGATTCAGATGATAACAGGAAACAAAGTAAGCCAAAGAAGCCCATGAGTCCTATCAAGAAGAGACAGGAATCCATGCACAAGTATATGCAGAAGAAGCCTATATTGCAGCAAAACAGTAAATCTGAAGGGAGCACTGTTGTCCAGAAGAGTGAAGATATACTGAAGGACAGTTGGGCGACACCTGCTCTTGATGACTTCTGCAGTGAGTATTTCAAATCTGTCCAACACTCAACACCATCCCAGCAGACAAAAACCAACAGTATTTCTGGCTCCAAGGTTTCACGACCATACAGCTCTGTTAGTGAAATTGGGGAACATTTCCAGCATGAAAGCACTTCAACCGGAGTTGTACTCGAAGAGAATCTGACGGACAACCATCCACCTGCCATGCATTATTTCTGTCACCGTGATCAGATGGTGCAGAACCTGGTCCGTGAAAGATTAAAGCACTTTGTTCCCATTGGGGCTGCCACTTCCGACGGAAATGAGTACAGTGTAGAAGAAAATCTGAACTACAG GAGCCAGTTTGGCCAGAGTAGTGGTGCTAATGATCGGTGGGTGACTCCCAATAGTAGGACTTCTGTCCCAACAGATTTTGGCAAAAGAAGGGTACATGCTGGGGGAAGTCAGTCTGGCTCTGGCCATTGGTTCACTGGAGAGGATGGCAGGAAG GTTTATGTCTCTAAAAATGGACAGGAGTTAATTGGCCGTGATGCCTATAAACAGTACAAAAAG GAAAGCGGCAAGGGATTTcgcaacttcaagaagaagaaaagTACAGTCAAGAAGGAAGGTTCTGCCAGAGCCAAGCGGGGTTCTTCTACGGCAAAGAAAGCCAGTTCCAGTTCCACAGCAAAGCGAAGCTCAGGAGCCAAAAGGAAGCGATGA